A single Azospirillum sp. TSA2s DNA region contains:
- the bcsA gene encoding UDP-forming cellulose synthase catalytic subunit translates to MLSAGLFLALAALPVGRFASAAISAGVVAAAFVLGRFAQRFWHARTLTVLLLAFVTFRYFFWRLTGTMPPVDDLVNFIPGVTLFAAEALSFVLFLTSLFVIIDPVAREPSEPTGDPALWPSVDVYIPSYNEEPELLETTLAAAVCIDYPRDKLHVYLLDDGGTDQKLAHANPEQAAAAKARRETLQALCERLQVTYMTRPRNEHAKAGNINHAFHKTSGDLLLILDADHVPTVGILKATVGFFQQDAGLFLVQTPHFFVNPDPVEYNLGTFERMPSENEMFYYSIQPGLDRWNGSFFCGSAAILRRAALEEVGGFSGDTVTEDCETALELHARGWRSVYLPRPLIAGLQPETFDSFIAQRSRWTQGMIQLFLLKNPLFKRGLTISQRLCYTSTMLYWFFWFWRPIFLLSPLCYALFGLEIYRINLPDFACFVIPHVFAAAFLSQFLHGRMRWPLFSELYEYLQSFHVSRAALATMIRPRDPVFKVTAKGQSVDEDGFSPLATPFIVTTLLLAAGLGACAWRYSIFPEHRAAIVPVAVWCSLSFLLALGGLAVVYERKRVRRQERFTVDRPAALKFEDGTSIDLTVADVSAGGVGLIVDPKWRDLLALPDRTPVLTIAATETEAATTTGVRIFRIEMRGGELAVGAGFAPRDRQDIVEMARFVFGNSVGWDIFLDRKRVAAPTFFGGLLFFATRVVPRLGHVLLALPGALRRIVTFQAP, encoded by the coding sequence TTGCTGTCGGCGGGTTTGTTTCTTGCGCTGGCGGCCCTGCCCGTTGGAAGATTTGCCAGTGCCGCCATTTCCGCCGGCGTGGTTGCGGCGGCCTTCGTGCTGGGGCGCTTCGCCCAGCGCTTCTGGCATGCCCGCACGCTGACCGTGCTGCTGCTGGCCTTCGTCACCTTCCGCTATTTCTTCTGGCGGCTGACCGGCACGATGCCGCCGGTGGACGATCTGGTGAACTTCATCCCCGGCGTGACGCTGTTCGCGGCCGAGGCGCTGTCCTTCGTGCTGTTCCTGACCTCGCTGTTCGTCATCATCGACCCCGTCGCCCGCGAACCGTCGGAGCCGACGGGCGATCCCGCCCTCTGGCCCAGCGTCGACGTCTACATCCCCTCCTACAACGAGGAGCCGGAGCTGCTGGAGACGACGCTGGCCGCCGCGGTCTGCATCGACTACCCGCGCGACAAGCTGCACGTCTATCTGCTGGACGACGGCGGCACCGACCAGAAGCTGGCCCACGCCAACCCGGAACAGGCCGCAGCAGCCAAGGCGCGGCGCGAAACGTTGCAGGCGCTGTGCGAGCGGCTGCAGGTCACCTACATGACCCGGCCGCGCAACGAGCATGCCAAGGCCGGCAACATCAACCACGCCTTTCACAAGACGTCGGGCGACCTGCTGCTGATCCTGGACGCCGACCATGTGCCGACGGTCGGCATCCTGAAGGCGACGGTGGGATTCTTCCAGCAGGACGCCGGCCTGTTCCTGGTGCAGACGCCGCATTTCTTCGTCAATCCCGACCCGGTCGAATACAACCTCGGCACCTTCGAGCGGATGCCGAGCGAGAACGAGATGTTCTATTATTCGATCCAGCCGGGGCTCGACCGCTGGAACGGTTCCTTCTTCTGCGGGTCGGCCGCCATCCTGCGCCGCGCCGCGCTGGAGGAGGTCGGCGGCTTCAGCGGCGACACCGTGACGGAGGATTGCGAGACGGCGCTGGAGCTGCATGCGCGCGGCTGGCGCAGCGTCTATCTGCCGCGCCCGCTGATCGCCGGGCTGCAGCCGGAAACCTTCGACAGCTTCATCGCCCAGCGCTCGCGCTGGACCCAGGGCATGATCCAGCTGTTCCTGCTGAAGAACCCGCTGTTCAAGCGCGGCCTGACCATCTCGCAGCGGCTCTGCTACACCAGCACCATGCTTTACTGGTTCTTCTGGTTCTGGCGGCCGATCTTCCTGCTGTCGCCGCTGTGCTACGCCCTGTTCGGGCTGGAGATCTACCGCATCAACCTGCCGGACTTCGCCTGTTTTGTCATTCCGCACGTCTTCGCCGCCGCCTTCCTGTCGCAGTTCCTGCATGGGCGGATGCGCTGGCCGCTGTTCTCGGAACTGTACGAATACCTGCAGTCCTTCCACGTCTCCCGCGCGGCGCTGGCGACGATGATCCGGCCGCGCGACCCGGTGTTCAAGGTGACCGCCAAGGGCCAGTCGGTGGACGAGGACGGCTTCTCGCCGCTCGCCACGCCCTTCATCGTCACCACGCTGCTGCTGGCCGCCGGTCTGGGCGCCTGCGCCTGGCGCTATTCGATCTTCCCGGAACACCGCGCCGCCATCGTGCCGGTGGCGGTGTGGTGTTCGCTGAGCTTCCTGCTGGCGCTGGGCGGCCTCGCCGTCGTCTATGAGCGCAAGCGCGTCCGCCGGCAGGAGCGTTTCACCGTCGACCGCCCGGCGGCGCTGAAATTCGAGGACGGCACCAGCATCGACCTGACGGTCGCCGACGTATCGGCCGGCGGCGTCGGGCTGATCGTCGATCCGAAATGGCGCGATCTGCTGGCCCTGCCCGACCGCACACCGGTCCTGACCATCGCCGCGACGGAGACGGAGGCGGCGACCACCACCGGCGTGCGCATCTTCCGCATCGAGATGCGCGGCGGCGAGCTGGCGGTCGGCGCCGGATTCGCCCCGCGCGACCGCCAGGACATCGTGGAGATGGCGCGCTTCGTCTTCGGCAACAGCGTCGGCTGGGACATCTTCCTGGACCGCAAGCGGGTGGCCGCGCCGACCTTCTTCGGCGGGTTGCTGTTCTTTGCCACGCGGGTCGTGCCGCGGCTGGGGCATGTGCTGCTGGCTCTGCCCGGCGCGCTGCGGCGCATCGTGACCTTCCAGGCTCCGTAA
- a CDS encoding AEC family transporter, giving the protein MVTDNSSTHRLQHGIPTASMPAFALLSDAFAVLAPVFLVAALGYGWTRRKLPYDSAFITTFAINVSSPCLVFSALTRLHLSADVMGEMALAATACMALTALASIPVLLASGLSLRVYVPAMAFPNAGNLGLPVCLFAFGENGLSLAVLFYAVMAVGQFTLGPALAAGRFDLGQMARTPTIYAVALAVAIQLAGLPLPVWIGNTTTLLGNCAVPLMLFSLGVALSKLRLSGAVRALSMSAFRLAVGFAMGLLVAWALGLTGTTRGVVLVQSSMPVAVFNYLWALRYGNSPEDVAGMVLGSTAMAFVGLPALLMIVMQ; this is encoded by the coding sequence ATGGTGACGGACAATTCGTCCACCCACCGGTTGCAGCACGGGATCCCGACCGCCTCCATGCCCGCCTTCGCCCTTCTGTCCGACGCCTTCGCGGTGCTGGCCCCGGTCTTCCTTGTGGCGGCGCTGGGCTATGGCTGGACCCGTCGAAAGCTTCCCTACGACAGCGCCTTCATCACCACCTTCGCGATCAACGTGTCGTCGCCCTGCCTGGTCTTTTCCGCCCTGACCCGGCTGCACCTGTCGGCCGACGTGATGGGGGAGATGGCGCTGGCGGCGACCGCCTGCATGGCGCTGACCGCGCTGGCGTCGATCCCGGTGCTGCTGGCGAGCGGGCTGTCGCTGCGGGTCTATGTGCCGGCGATGGCCTTTCCCAACGCCGGCAACCTTGGTCTGCCGGTGTGCCTGTTCGCCTTCGGCGAGAACGGCCTCAGCCTTGCCGTGCTGTTCTATGCGGTGATGGCGGTCGGCCAGTTCACGCTGGGGCCGGCGCTGGCCGCCGGGCGGTTCGACCTGGGGCAGATGGCGCGCACGCCGACGATCTACGCGGTGGCGCTGGCGGTGGCGATCCAGCTGGCCGGGCTGCCGCTGCCGGTGTGGATCGGCAACACCACCACGCTGCTGGGCAACTGCGCCGTACCGCTGATGCTGTTCTCGCTGGGGGTGGCGCTGTCGAAGCTGCGGCTGTCCGGAGCGGTGCGGGCGCTGTCGATGTCGGCCTTCCGGCTGGCTGTGGGCTTCGCCATGGGGCTGCTGGTGGCCTGGGCGCTGGGGCTGACCGGGACGACGCGCGGCGTGGTGCTGGTGCAAAGCTCGATGCCGGTGGCGGTCTTCAACTATCTATGGGCGCTGCGCTACGGGAATTCGCCGGAGGATGTCGCCGGCATGGTGCTGGGGTCCACCGCCATGGCCTTCGTCGGGCTGCCGGCGCTTCTGATGATCGTGATGCAGTAG
- a CDS encoding OsmC family protein: MANRQHRYAVRLGWTGNLGTGTSAYKAYSRDHELTAGTKPAIPATSDPAFRGDPARWNPEEMLVGALSSCHQLWYLHLCSVAGIVVTAYSDDAEGVMEEEADGAGQFTTVVLRPRVTLAPGSDADKALALHHDAAQKCFIGRSVNFPVRHEPTVEVEG, translated from the coding sequence ATGGCGAACAGGCAACACCGCTATGCCGTCCGGCTGGGCTGGACCGGCAATCTCGGCACCGGCACCTCGGCCTACAAAGCCTACAGCCGCGACCACGAGCTGACCGCCGGGACCAAGCCGGCCATTCCCGCCACCTCCGATCCGGCCTTCCGCGGCGATCCGGCGCGCTGGAACCCGGAGGAGATGCTGGTCGGCGCCCTGTCCTCCTGCCATCAGCTCTGGTACCTGCATCTCTGCTCGGTCGCCGGAATCGTCGTTACCGCCTACAGCGACGATGCCGAAGGGGTGATGGAGGAGGAGGCCGACGGCGCCGGCCAGTTCACCACCGTCGTGCTGCGGCCGCGGGTGACCCTGGCGCCGGGATCGGATGCCGACAAGGCGCTGGCCCTGCACCATGACGCCGCGCAGAAATGCTTCATCGGCCGCTCCGTCAACTTCCCGGTCCGGCACGAGCCGACGGTGGAGGTCGAGGGATGA
- a CDS encoding nitroreductase translates to MSDAPPLSALDAVAGRRSIRAFLPTPVERETVLRILDLAARAPSGSNIQPWKVHAIAGEARAALSADLLAAHEAGEPEVPEYPYYPENWREPYLGRRRAVGWALYGSIGIGKGDRERMTRQHGRNWLFFGAPVGLFFSIDRDMGKGAWLDLGMFMQNVMIVARGFGLETCPQAAFCYRHAITARHLGLPDTEIIASGMALGFADWSAPENNFPTDREPAEAFTRFTGF, encoded by the coding sequence ATGAGCGACGCCCCTCCCCTCTCCGCACTCGATGCCGTCGCCGGCCGGCGCAGCATCCGCGCCTTCCTGCCAACGCCGGTGGAGCGGGAGACGGTGCTGCGCATCCTCGACCTCGCCGCCCGCGCGCCGAGCGGTTCCAACATCCAGCCCTGGAAGGTCCATGCCATCGCCGGGGAGGCGCGCGCCGCCCTGTCGGCCGACCTGCTGGCCGCCCATGAGGCGGGGGAGCCGGAGGTGCCGGAATATCCCTATTACCCGGAGAACTGGCGGGAGCCCTATCTCGGCCGCCGCCGGGCGGTGGGATGGGCGCTTTACGGTTCGATCGGCATCGGCAAGGGCGACCGCGAGCGGATGACGCGCCAGCATGGCCGCAACTGGCTGTTCTTCGGGGCGCCGGTCGGGCTGTTCTTCTCCATCGACCGCGACATGGGCAAGGGTGCCTGGCTCGATCTCGGCATGTTCATGCAGAATGTCATGATCGTCGCCCGCGGCTTCGGGCTGGAGACCTGCCCGCAGGCGGCCTTCTGCTACCGCCACGCCATCACCGCCCGCCATCTGGGGCTGCCCGACACGGAAATCATCGCCAGCGGCATGGCGCTGGGCTTCGCCGACTGGTCGGCCCCGGAAAACAACTTTCCCACCGACCGCGAACCGGCCGAGGCGTTCACCCGCTTCACCGGCTTCTGA
- a CDS encoding response regulator has translation MKILIIEDEYLIAEGVALTLQSAGHEVTGIAEDLPSALALAGKERPDMAFVDIKLANGSNGLDVARELKALGIPCVFATGNPPSKAQAGGIGLGYIAKPFSPRVLVQTAAFVSRLLSPCAPSAAAPSGFVTL, from the coding sequence ATGAAGATATTGATCATAGAAGATGAATATCTGATCGCCGAGGGGGTGGCGCTGACGCTTCAGTCCGCCGGCCACGAGGTGACGGGGATCGCCGAGGATCTGCCCTCCGCCCTCGCCCTGGCCGGGAAGGAGAGGCCCGACATGGCCTTCGTCGACATCAAGCTGGCCAACGGATCGAACGGGCTGGACGTCGCCCGCGAACTGAAGGCGCTGGGGATTCCGTGCGTCTTCGCCACCGGGAACCCACCCAGCAAGGCCCAGGCCGGCGGCATCGGGCTGGGCTATATCGCCAAGCCGTTCTCGCCGCGCGTCCTGGTGCAGACCGCCGCCTTCGTCTCCCGGCTGCTGTCGCCCTGCGCCCCGTCGGCGGCGGCGCCCAGCGGCTTCGTCACCCTCTAA
- a CDS encoding sensor histidine kinase, which yields MPTNTDASLARRKVRARAARLSAVLFGGLFVGFLILVGVFFEYRRAIDWVDHTHKVISTVEDLQSNLSDAESSQRGYLLSRDRSHLMSYREGVGRSQALLDRLDSLTIDNPVQQDKVKALRALTTDRLGRMAEVLRQAEDAGVQRALDMVREGVGANMMVEIRRLTAAMRADEDLLLARRSRHAMILELLMVAYGLLFVTVTGWLGYTTVRRLERDYQAERAEGRALTAALQENRILLDEVNHRVKNSLQIVANLLRTQALRHRSQEVRQELLDSSSRVLAIAEVHRRLYGEGTVYDTVELSDLIRSIAENAIPSNSDGGGEPAMSVAVGTPLPAPVDTAVPVALIVNELLTNSYKHAFPDGRTGTVRLDMEVDGDEVRIDVTDDGIGLPDGIASSGGGGFGLNTVRNLTRQIRGRLEIERLTPGTRFLLTFPMKPGTPTQA from the coding sequence ATGCCCACCAACACGGATGCCAGCCTCGCGCGGCGGAAGGTGCGCGCCCGTGCCGCCCGGTTGTCGGCGGTGCTGTTCGGCGGCCTGTTCGTCGGCTTCCTGATTCTCGTCGGCGTCTTCTTCGAATACCGCCGCGCCATCGACTGGGTCGACCACACGCACAAGGTCATCTCCACGGTCGAGGACCTGCAGTCCAACCTGTCCGATGCCGAATCCAGCCAGCGCGGCTACCTGCTGTCGCGGGACCGGAGCCACCTCATGTCCTACCGGGAGGGGGTGGGGCGCAGCCAGGCTCTGCTCGACAGGCTCGACTCCCTGACCATCGACAATCCAGTCCAGCAGGACAAGGTAAAGGCTCTGCGCGCGCTGACCACCGACCGTCTTGGCCGGATGGCCGAGGTTCTGCGGCAGGCCGAGGATGCAGGCGTGCAGCGGGCGCTGGACATGGTCCGGGAGGGCGTGGGCGCCAACATGATGGTGGAGATCCGGCGGCTGACCGCCGCCATGCGGGCGGACGAGGATCTGCTGCTCGCCCGGCGCAGCCGCCACGCCATGATCCTCGAGCTTCTGATGGTCGCCTATGGGCTGCTGTTCGTGACGGTCACCGGCTGGCTCGGCTACACGACCGTCCGGCGGCTGGAGCGGGACTATCAGGCGGAACGGGCGGAGGGGCGGGCGCTGACTGCGGCGCTGCAGGAGAACCGCATCCTGCTGGACGAGGTGAACCACCGGGTGAAGAACTCGCTGCAGATCGTCGCCAACCTGCTGCGGACCCAGGCGCTCCGCCATCGCAGCCAGGAGGTGCGGCAGGAATTGCTGGACAGCAGCAGCCGCGTGCTGGCGATCGCCGAGGTCCATCGCCGCCTCTATGGCGAAGGCACGGTGTACGACACGGTCGAACTGTCGGACCTGATCCGCAGCATCGCCGAGAATGCCATCCCATCCAACAGCGATGGCGGCGGCGAGCCGGCGATGAGCGTGGCGGTGGGCACGCCGCTGCCGGCGCCGGTTGACACCGCGGTCCCGGTGGCGCTGATCGTGAACGAGTTGCTGACCAACAGCTACAAGCACGCCTTCCCCGATGGGCGGACCGGCACGGTCAGGCTGGACATGGAGGTCGACGGCGACGAGGTCCGCATCGACGTCACCGACGACGGCATCGGCCTGCCCGACGGGATCGCGAGCAGTGGTGGCGGCGGCTTCGGGCTCAACACGGTCCGCAATCTGACGCGGCAGATAAGGGGCCGACTTGAAATCGAACGTTTGACTCCGGGCACACGCTTCCTTTTAACTTTCCCCATGAAGCCGGGAACGCCAACCCAAGCGTGA
- a CDS encoding PAS domain S-box protein: protein MSEDSSGRLRRRAETILSGGNFEAADVTATSMKELLHELYVHQAELEIQNEELRGAQQALEASRLQYLQLFQSVPLACLAVNAAGIVGEANSAAERQFGLPMLRLKGRPLTLLVDSLDHGRLFTALGRLRDGGEWIRQEFRFLGPQGTIMDGLTDARRVTLDDSDRGDVLLTITDLTERNAWLREVQQARDDAERARADYHHILQSVGDGILGVDADGRIRFVNAAATAMTGHLDLDLIGRPPSDLLAGPAPETEAGLPVGEGDAVPAGGAARALALSLTDGRPRRVACEKLRREDGGTLLVEISISPMLASGKRLAPMEERIQGAVVAFRDVTARRTAEAALNLSERRHRVLVQSLHDALAMTAADGRNLLANAMAERLLDGPARALLDPTASAYDAADGQPAPTTAGRRFIDANGNRLHGLPPAAEAARNGKPVVERIIGLVEGEEATAPTRWLRVSSHPVADQAGGVEAVVSSVADITAVKALERDLNVALDARERFLAAASHDLRQPVQALLLLSDLLLRESLPTGARRMAEQIQSSLGGLGGMLDGMLDISKLEAGLVAPNPEPVDIAALLARLHGEFAHAAEKGGQRLRLVAPPLTTRTDPGLLERVLRNLLTNALRYAPGGRVLLGARRRGNRLQIEVWDNGIGIADQHIGRIFQDFFQVGNAARDRREGLGLGLSIARRLVTMLGGVIDVTSSLGRGSRFTVSLPLTEPKAEGREWADADGSAADSLSGDGTDRLVMLVEDDAVIRMALVLMLEDWGYRVMEAGSGAEAEQLLDSLIDAGETPDLILADYRLPEGTTGLMVMDMVRRRLSRDVPGVLLTGDTSADRLREAAGAQCALLHKPIQPARLQDTLISALGG, encoded by the coding sequence ATGAGCGAGGACTCCTCCGGCCGCCTGCGGCGCCGTGCCGAAACCATCCTCAGCGGCGGAAATTTCGAGGCGGCGGACGTCACCGCCACCTCGATGAAGGAACTGCTGCACGAACTGTACGTCCATCAGGCCGAACTGGAGATCCAGAACGAGGAGCTGCGCGGCGCCCAGCAGGCGCTGGAGGCGTCGCGCCTGCAATATCTCCAGCTTTTCCAGTCGGTGCCGCTGGCCTGTCTGGCGGTGAACGCCGCCGGCATCGTCGGTGAGGCCAACAGCGCCGCCGAACGCCAGTTCGGCCTGCCGATGCTGCGGCTGAAGGGTCGGCCGCTGACGCTGCTGGTCGACAGTCTCGACCATGGCCGGCTGTTCACCGCCCTCGGCCGGCTGCGCGACGGCGGCGAGTGGATCCGGCAGGAGTTCCGCTTCCTCGGGCCGCAGGGCACGATCATGGACGGGCTGACCGACGCCCGCCGGGTGACGCTGGACGACAGCGACCGCGGCGACGTGCTGTTGACCATCACCGACCTGACCGAGCGCAACGCCTGGCTGCGCGAGGTGCAGCAGGCTCGCGACGACGCCGAGCGGGCGCGCGCCGACTATCACCACATCCTGCAATCGGTCGGCGACGGCATCCTGGGGGTGGACGCCGACGGCCGCATCCGTTTCGTCAACGCCGCGGCGACGGCGATGACCGGGCATCTCGATCTCGACCTGATCGGCCGGCCGCCGTCGGACCTGCTGGCCGGCCCGGCGCCGGAGACCGAGGCAGGGCTGCCGGTCGGGGAGGGCGACGCGGTTCCGGCAGGCGGCGCGGCCCGCGCGCTGGCCCTGTCGCTGACCGATGGCCGGCCCCGCCGGGTCGCCTGCGAAAAGCTGCGTCGCGAGGATGGCGGCACGCTGCTGGTGGAGATCTCCATCTCGCCGATGCTGGCGTCGGGCAAGCGCCTCGCCCCGATGGAAGAGCGCATCCAGGGCGCCGTCGTCGCCTTCCGCGACGTCACCGCGCGACGGACGGCGGAAGCGGCGCTGAACCTCAGCGAACGGCGGCACCGGGTGCTGGTGCAGTCGCTGCACGACGCGCTGGCGATGACCGCCGCCGACGGCCGCAACCTGCTGGCGAATGCCATGGCGGAGCGGCTGCTGGACGGCCCCGCCCGCGCGCTGCTCGACCCCACCGCATCCGCCTATGATGCGGCGGACGGGCAGCCGGCACCGACCACCGCCGGCCGCCGCTTCATCGACGCCAACGGCAACCGCCTGCACGGACTTCCCCCTGCGGCGGAGGCGGCGCGCAACGGCAAGCCGGTGGTCGAGCGCATCATCGGTCTGGTCGAGGGGGAGGAGGCGACCGCGCCCACCCGCTGGCTGCGGGTGTCGAGCCATCCCGTCGCCGATCAGGCCGGCGGGGTGGAGGCCGTGGTGTCCAGCGTCGCCGACATCACCGCGGTGAAGGCGCTGGAGCGTGACCTGAACGTGGCGCTGGACGCCCGCGAACGCTTCCTGGCGGCGGCGAGCCACGATCTGCGCCAGCCGGTGCAGGCGTTGCTGCTGCTGTCCGACCTGCTGCTGAGGGAAAGCCTTCCCACCGGGGCACGGCGGATGGCGGAGCAGATCCAGTCGTCGCTTGGCGGACTGGGCGGCATGCTGGACGGGATGCTCGACATCTCCAAGCTGGAAGCCGGGCTGGTGGCCCCCAATCCGGAACCCGTCGACATCGCCGCCCTGCTGGCCCGGCTGCATGGCGAATTCGCTCACGCGGCCGAAAAGGGCGGGCAGAGGCTGCGTCTGGTGGCTCCGCCGCTGACGACGCGGACCGATCCGGGACTGCTGGAGCGGGTGCTGCGCAACCTGCTGACCAACGCGCTGCGCTACGCCCCCGGCGGCCGGGTGCTGCTGGGCGCCCGGCGGCGGGGCAACCGCCTGCAGATCGAGGTGTGGGATAACGGCATCGGCATCGCCGACCAGCATATCGGCCGAATCTTCCAGGACTTCTTCCAGGTCGGCAACGCCGCCCGCGACCGGCGGGAAGGGCTGGGGCTGGGGCTGAGCATCGCCCGGCGACTGGTCACCATGCTGGGCGGGGTCATCGACGTGACCTCCTCGCTCGGCCGCGGCAGCCGCTTCACCGTCAGCCTGCCGCTGACGGAACCCAAGGCGGAAGGCAGGGAGTGGGCCGATGCCGACGGGAGCGCTGCGGACAGCCTTTCCGGCGACGGCACCGACCGTCTGGTCATGCTGGTGGAGGACGACGCCGTCATCCGCATGGCGCTGGTCCTGATGCTGGAGGATTGGGGCTATCGCGTGATGGAGGCGGGCAGCGGGGCGGAGGCGGAACAGCTTCTGGACAGCCTGATCGACGCGGGCGAAACGCCCGACCTGATCCTCGCCGACTATCGCCTGCCGGAAGGGACCACGGGGTTGATGGTGATGGACATGGTCCGCCGCCGCCTGTCGCGCGACGTTCCCGGCGTTCTGCTGACCGGCGACACCTCGGCCGACCGTCTGCGCGAGGCGGCCGGTGCGCAATGCGCGCTGCTGCACAAGCCGATCCAGCCCGCCCGTCTGCAGGACACGTTGATTTCGGCGCTGGGCGGGTAG